The Pontibacter sp. SGAir0037 DNA segment TATCTGCTTCCAGGCAGATAGTTGTTACCTGATAAAAAAAACCTCTGCAAATGCAGAGGTTTTTTTCAAGTATATGAGATCTGATAATAGGTAATCTTATTTTTCAGTGCCTGCCTCAACGGCAGACTCGTCTACTATGCTGTAGATCTTTTCGAACCGCTTAAATGATTCGTACTCCACATTCAGGTCTCTTAAGAGCCCCTCTTTAATGTCGTACACCAGGCCATGTAGTTTAGGAGGATTATCAGACTGCATGGCGTTTTGAATAATAGAGGTTTTAGACAGGTTATGCACCTGCTCAATTACATTCAGTTCAACCAGGCGGCGCAGGCGTTGCTCTTCGTCTTCAATAGCGTTCAGCTCATTTTCGTGCAGGCGAATCACATCCTTGATATTGCGCAGCCAGTTATCTATTAAACCGAACTGTTTGTTGCTGGCAGCTGCGGCCACCCCGCCACAACCAATATGGCCGCATACAATAATATCTTTTACTTTAAGTACTTCAACGGCATACTGCAACACCGATAGCAGGTTCACATCAGTGTTCACTACCATGTTGGCAATATTACGATGCACAAACATTTCACCAGGGCCCGTACCCGAAATTTCGTTGGCTGGCACACGGCTGTCAGAGCATCCGATAAACAGGTAGCGCGGCTCCTGTCCTTTGGCGAGCTTAGTAAAGTATTCGCTGTCTTCGCTCAACTTTTGCTCCACCCATTTCTTATTATTCTCAAATATTTTTTCCATGTTTTATCTTTAGTTATTGTAAAGTAATATCTGCTTAATGTACGTCCAGCACTGAAACCTCCGGCACATTATAAATCTCTAATTTGATGTTTCTTTCGTGGGCTGTGTTTTTGAATTCCTGAATAGCCTCCAGCACGTCGTAATCAATAAATTCAGAATTCTCGCCATCGATAATCACATAACTGTTATCAGGCAGGTTTTCCAGCGTCAGCACGATGCTCGCTTTGTTCAGGAAAGATACGTGCTCACTTAACTTAATACGGATAACCTCTTTGTCCTTATGCTCTTCTTTATGATAAAAGTAAGGTGATTTGTAATTGGCTTTCAGGATGAAGATAACGCCAACGACAAGACCAATACAAATACCGATAAGCAAGTCTGAGAACATAATGGCAACCACGGTTATAAAGAACGGCAGAAACTGCTCGTATCCCAGCTTAAACTGTGTTCTAAACAAGGCAGGTTTTGTTAATTTATACCCAACTACCAGAAGTACTGCTGCCAGGGCAGAAAGCGGGATCTGATTCATGAAATTAGCCAGAAACAACACCGAAAGCATCAGGAAAGTACCGTGTATAAAAGACGAAACTTTGGTCTGGGCACCGGCTGACACATTGGTTGTACCACGTACAATAACAGCTGTCATAGGCAGCCCCCCTAACAGTCCAGCCACAATGTTACCTATCCCCTGCGCCTTTAACTCCCGGTTATTAGGTGTGCGGCGCTTATGCGGATCTAATTTATCAATGGCCTCTACGCTGAGCAGTGTTTCCAGGCTGGCTACAATTGCAATGGTGAAGGCTACAATATAGAGCGAAGGACTAGTTAAGTGCTCCAGGCTCAGAAAACGCAGTTCTTGTGTTAAACCACTTATGCCGCTGATAACAGGCAGGTTAACCAGGTGTGTTGCACTTACAGCAATTTCCGGTATAAAGTTGATAAAAATGTAGTTCAGCAGGATGGATAGCAATACAGCTACCAGTGCGCCCGGCACTAACTTGAAAAACTTAAAACGCTTCAGCCTAGGGCTGTCCCAAGCCAGAATTAAGACCAGTGAAATAATCCCGATAATCAGAGCTCCTACCTGTATACCCGATAAGGCGTGCCCGATTTCTGTAAAGGTATTGCGCCCGTCAGGCTGGAAGAACT contains these protein-coding regions:
- a CDS encoding carbonic anhydrase, with protein sequence MEKIFENNKKWVEQKLSEDSEYFTKLAKGQEPRYLFIGCSDSRVPANEISGTGPGEMFVHRNIANMVVNTDVNLLSVLQYAVEVLKVKDIIVCGHIGCGGVAAAASNKQFGLIDNWLRNIKDVIRLHENELNAIEDEEQRLRRLVELNVIEQVHNLSKTSIIQNAMQSDNPPKLHGLVYDIKEGLLRDLNVEYESFKRFEKIYSIVDESAVEAGTEK
- a CDS encoding SulP family inorganic anion transporter, producing MRENDKSPNYLAHLGKDIPSGLVVFFVALPLCLGISLASGAPLFSGIVTGIVGGMLVAWLSGSQLAVSGPAAGLTVIVLNGIETLGSFESFLLAVVLAGIIQVALGFLKAGVIGLYFPSSVIKGMLAAIGLILILKQIPHFMGADEDFFGEMEFFQPDGRNTFTEIGHALSGIQVGALIIGIISLVLILAWDSPRLKRFKFFKLVPGALVAVLLSILLNYIFINFIPEIAVSATHLVNLPVISGISGLTQELRFLSLEHLTSPSLYIVAFTIAIVASLETLLSVEAIDKLDPHKRRTPNNRELKAQGIGNIVAGLLGGLPMTAVIVRGTTNVSAGAQTKVSSFIHGTFLMLSVLFLANFMNQIPLSALAAVLLVVGYKLTKPALFRTQFKLGYEQFLPFFITVVAIMFSDLLIGICIGLVVGVIFILKANYKSPYFYHKEEHKDKEVIRIKLSEHVSFLNKASIVLTLENLPDNSYVIIDGENSEFIDYDVLEAIQEFKNTAHERNIKLEIYNVPEVSVLDVH